CCATGAACTCAAACTCATCGTGGACCTCATGTACGAGGGCGGTCTGTCGCGGATGCGCTATTCCATCAGCGACACCGCTGAATACGGCGATTACGTGAGCGGTCCCCGGGTCGTCACTGACGAAACCCGGGCCGAAATGCGCAAGATCCTCAAAGAGATCCAGGACGGCACTTTTGCCCGCGATTTCATTGTGGAAAACATGTCCGGCCGGGCGCACTTCCTGTCCATGCGCCGCATCAACGCCGAGCACCCCATTGAAAAAGTCGGCGCCAAGCTGCGTGAGATGATGAGCTGGCTCAAAAAATAGCTGCCGCTCTGCGGCCGGCCCCGGACGGGGTCGGCCGCTTTTGCAAGGAGACGCCCATGCCCATACGTATTTTCGGGATAGGGTGGCGATGCCCCGGAGTCGTCGCCGTCCTGGCGTTTTGGCTGGCGCTGACGGCTCTTATCCAGCCGGTTGCGGCCGCAGCGGACCAGTCCCAGGAGTTCCCGCTCGAACAAGCCGCCGATCCTACCTCGGGACAATTGGCCCTGGCTGCAAATGGCGATCCCATTGCCCAATGCGATGTCGGCATCGCCTACTTAAACGGCCGCCACGTGGCCCAGGATTATCGTCTCGGCCTCAATTGGCTGACCAAATCTTCCGATGCCGGCTTTGCCTACGCCCGATTCGTTTTGGCCGACGTCTACAACCGGGGTTTCGCCGGCGTGCCGGTCAACGACGAACTTGCCTATTATTACGCGACGTTGGCCGCTGCTTCTTCCTCCTTGCCCGACAAGGTCCGGGATCGGGCCGTCAAGCTGCGCGACGCCAGCGTCAAACGCCTGACCACGGCCCAAATCACGGGATTACAGGCCAAAGCCGCCATGGCTCCCCTTGACGCGGCGGTGGGCAATTAACCCGACTGCGGGGCTGACCAGGAAATGTCTCACCCCCCTGGTGCGACGACGCCCTCATGAAGGTCAGGACGATCCCGATTGCCGCCCTCCTTTGGGACGTCCACCCAGAGCCCAGTGCGGGTATGGAGGCGACTGATGGGCCTTGGACGCGAGGCAACGAAACGAGCCATGGGCACCGGTCAGGCGGCAGTCCATTCATTGCAGTGTCCTGGGCGGCTAACGACAGGCCTTGTGACCTTCATCCTGGTTGTTGGCCTCTGTCTTGTCGCGACGGTACCGGGTCTGGCGGCCAAAGCCGACACCAAGACCTTCAATGCCTATTACGCCAGCCAAAGCGCCAAAATTTACGACCACCTCCTCAAAGTTGCGGATTATTACACCTCCCTGACCAAGGAGGGGAATAGCGAGCGCGTCAAGGACGTGCTGGCCCTTCGAGCCTCGCTTGCAGCCTGCTGGGAACTGGTGCTCAATGCCGGCGACATGGTCTATATCTACGATACGTTGGACCCTGGTTGCAGCGGCGCCCTGACCCAGCTTGCGGCCATGATCAAAACAGGCCTTGGCACCGTGGCCGGCAAACTTGACAAGGAACTCCAGTGGATGCGGCTGGTGGAAAAAAATGTTGCCGATTTGCCGGTTTCCGTGGAACTTTCCCAGTCTTTTCGCGACATAGAGGCCATGGCGGCCTATTTTCGCACCGCCGCACAGACCTTTGAACCGTCCGCTGCCGGCGAGACCCGGCAGTCGGTTCACAAATAGGTCTGTTGTGCCTGCGTTGTCCGATTGGATCGGTTTTGCCGCTGGCCTGTGCACCACGGCAGCCTTTGCGCCTCAGGTCGTAAAGACCATGCGCAGCCGATCCACCAGCGATATTTCACTTGGTATGTACGCCCTCATGGTCGTGGGCATCACGCTGTGGCTCATCCACGGCCTTGCAGTCGGTTCCGCCCCGGTTGTGGCGGCCAATGCCGTGACCCTGATACTGGTCGGGATTATGCTGGTCATGAAGTTCCGATATAAATAAATCGCGCCAATGCGGCGCAGGAGGTTGTCATGCGTGCCTTGATGCTTTGCCTGTTGCTTGCCTTGGTATGCCTGCAATTCGGCTGTGGCCGGCATACCTATTATGTCCAGACCATGGATGGAAAAACATTTTATGCGGAACCGCCTTTGGTGGTGGATGCCGACAAGGGCGTCTACTACATGTTGGTCAAAGGCCAGCGCCGCACGGTGCCCATGGATCAAATTTACCTCATCGACGACTCAGCCCGGATATGCTACCAGAATGGTCTGACCGACACGTTTAACTGCTACGATAATCTTTACTACTTCTAGTGAAGCGGATGCATGACGAGCGACAACTTGCGGTGTGCAGCCTTGCAGCTCTTGGAGCGCAAACCGCCCCCTGGGCTGGTTGTCCCGGCCGGGATGGTGGTCCCCGGATCGCTGCCTCTGCTCATTGAGACCCTGGCCTGCCCGGGTTCGCCTGTCGCGCCGGAGGCTCTGGCCAGTCTTTGTCTCAAATATTTTTATGCCTACGTCCATTCCGAGCAACTGGACGCCGATGTCTCCCTGGAAGGATTGACCGAACTTGCCGGGCAGTTCGTCCGGCGGCGGGGCGGTTGCGCCCAGTTGGCCGGCAAGAGCGAATTGCGACGTTTCCTGCTCCATCATGGTTTTGCCTTGCAAATGCTCGTTGACCTGCCAAAGACGGTGCATCTCCTGGCTGCCTTGCTGGAGCGAAAGCTTCCGGTCGCCGAGGCCTTTTTGGGCCTGGATATCGGCGCTGGAACGGGTATCTTGCTTGTGGGACAGTATCTTCTGGCCCGCCGGGCCGGGTACGACTCCCCGATCCTGATCGGCTTTGAGTGCCAACCGCATGTGGCCAGGCGGGCCGACTCCTTGGCGTCCGCCTTGGGCATTGGCCGGGTGCGCCAGGCTGACGCCACCCGCAAGGAAGCGTACGTCGATCTTCCCGACGGTCCTGTGGCCTGCGTCACCAACGAGACCCTTCCCTCGGCCGGCCGCCGGCTTTACAAGGAACCGTTTCCGGTCATATGCGAAGCCCTTTTTGCCGCTTTGGGGCCACGATTGGCCAATGCGGTCTTCTTGCCCGAGGCGGTCTGGGCCTCCGACCGCCCGGGGCGGTCCTGGCTGCATCTGACTCCGCACAATGCCTTTGCCGGGGATGGGCAACGGCCCGACAAACCACTGCGCCTGGCCTTTATGCGCGATGTGGAACTGGCCGGGGAGCGCATCCCGGTCGATCGGGTCGGGGAAGGGCTGGCGGAACTGGTTGCCCCGCCCTGGCGCGAGAGCCTTTGCCGACGCTGGTAGTTTACAAAGGCAGTTCGTAATGCAGCGCGCCGTCAAGCGGAGTGAGGCAGTAGGGCTCGATGCGGTGAAACCCCAGCTTCTTATAGAGGGCATTGGCAGCGGTCATGGTTTCCAGCGTGTCCAGGCGGATGGCGCAAAAACCGCGTTCCCTGGCGCCGGCCACGGCGGTTTCGGCCAGCGCCCGACCCAGGCCGTGGCCGGCATGGGCCGGGCGCACGTAGAGTCGTTTCATCTCGCACAGACCATTCTCCAGGGGGCGCAAGGCCACGCAACCGGCCGCCATGTCGCCGACCCAGGCCAGCCACAGCCCGCCCATGGGCGGAGCATATCGACCGGGCAGTTCAGCCAATTCCTGGTCAAAATTCTGGAAGCACAGGGAAAACCCCAGGCCCTTGGAATATTCTTCAAAGAGGATACGCACCACGGCCATGTCCGTAGCCGGGACGATTCCCGGGATCTGTCGTGAAAGCCCATGTGCCGGCGTCTGATTCATGATGATTGGCCTGCTCTCGTGTATGGAGACGCGCTCGGGCGAACCGTGCCGCACCCGGCCGGGGGATGCCGTTGCGAGTCTGTTTTGGCTGTGACTCCTAGCAGTCTTTTGACTGATCCCCAAGTAAAAAGGGTGAATTTTGCCAGGATTTTCCTTTTTCGCTGCCAAGGCCCGGGGACCCCTCCGGCCCCGGCAGCTTCCCGTCCTGGGCTTTGGACAAAAAACGTTATGTCCGGAATTTCGACTGGGCCTGACCGGCCGGATGCGCTAGCACCTCGGTATGTACTGGACAACTGCTTCCTGTGTCCCCTCGACGCTGGATCTGGCCCCTGCCGTCCGGGCCTTTCTTGCGCCAGGCGACCGGATCATCGATTTGGGCTGCGGGCCCGGCCGCACCCTGAACGCATTGCGCCAGGCCGGTCTTGGCCGTTGCCATGTCGGGGCAGACGTCAATCCGCCAAGTCTGCTCTTGGCGGCCTGCGCCGGATTTCCTGTCGTGCAGGCCGATTTGGCCGCCATGCCCGTGGCCGATGCCGCCTTTGACGCTGGCATCCTGCAAGCGGTGCTGACGACCATACCCACTCCCGGCGAACGTCTGGCCGTATTGCGGGAAGCCCGGCGCATCGTGACCCGGGTGTTGTGCCTCGGGGATTTTTTGCAGAATTGGGAGCTGCCGTATTACCGGACCCGTTACGAGACCGGGCTGGCCGAAACCGGTGAATGTGGCAGTTTTGTGGTCCGCGAAGGCGCGGTCGAGCTGTATCAGGCCCATCATTTCACCATGGATGAACTGGGAGACCTGCTTGGCCGGGCCGGGTTCTCGGTGGTCCAGGCGGCCTATCCAACAGTGCGTACCCGCTCGGGCAATCTGGTCCGGGGCGTGTCCCTGGCCGCCCTGACGCTTTGACTTTTCAGGCCGCAAGGTCTACCAGCAATTTTTTGTGTTGCGCATACCTCTGGAGGTTTCGATGAGCGTTGCTGCCGAGATGGAGGGCATGGCCCGACGGGCCAGGGAAGCCTCCCGGGCTCTGGCTGCCGCCTCTGGTGCGGCCAAGGACGCCTTTTTATCGGCCCTGGCCGGGCTGTTGGAAACCCGGCGGGACGAAGTGCTGGCCGCCAATGCCGCAGATCTTGCCAAGGCCCAGGCCGCCGGCCTCGATGCGCCGCGTCTGGACCGCCTGACCCTGACCCCGGCCGTCATGGACGCCATGGCCAAGGCCTGCCGGGAAGTCATCGGCCTGCCTGATCCGGTCGGCGCCATCGAGTCCATGCGCCCCCGGCCCAATGGCCTGCTTGTCGGGCGGATGCGTGTGCCGCTCGGCGTTATCTGCATGATCTACGAATCCCGGCCAAACGTGACTATTGATGCGTCCATTCTGTGCCTCAAAGCCGGCAACGCCGTCATCTTGAAAGGCGGTTCCGAAGCCCTGGCTTCCAACCTGGCCCTGGCCGGGCTGCTGCGTCAGGCCCTGGCCGAGGCCGGCCTGCCTGAGGATGCGGCCCAACTTGTGCCGACAACCGACCGGGCTGCCGTGGCTGCTTTGTGCAAGCTTGACGAACTGATCGACGTCATGATCCCGCGCGGCGGCGAAGGGCTTATCCGGGCCGTCGTCTCCCAGGCCACCATGCCGGTGCTCAAGCATTACAAGGGCGTATGCCACGCTTATGTTGACGCCGGAGCCAACGAGGGGCAGGCCGAAACCGTGGTCGTCAATGCCAAGGCCCAACGGCCGGGCGTGTGCAACGCCTTGGAATGTTTGCTCGTCCACGTTGCCGCTGCCCCGACGTTTCTCCCAAGGGTAGGGCAGGCCCTGCGCCGGGCCGGGGTAGCCATGCGGGCCTGCCCGCGGGCCCTGCCGCTTCTGGGGGAGGGGGCTGTCGCTGCTTCGTCGGAAGATTTCGGCCATGAATTCCACGATCTCATTTTGGCCGTCAAAGTGGTGGATTCCATGGGAGAAGCCCTGGATCACATCCACCGCTATGGTTCGGGCCACACCGAGGTCATCCTCACCGAGGACCATGGCCGGGCCATGGACTTTCTGCGCCGGGCCGACGCCTCCATGGTCGGCATCAACTGTTCCACGCGTTTTAACGACGGCGGTGAACTGGGCCTGGGAGCCGAGATCGGCATCTCCACCTCCAAACTCCATGCCTACGGTCCCATGGGACTGGTGGAACTGACCAGCGCCAAATTCGTGGTGCTCGGCCAGGGACAAGTGCGCGGCTGACAGCGTGTTGCTGGGCATGTCCGGGCCTTTGACAGGCATTTTCGGCGGGACGTTTAATCCCGTCCATATCGCCCACGTGCGCGCCGCCATTGAAGTCGCCGAAGCTCTGGGGCTTGCCGGCGTCGAGCTGCTGCCGGCCGCCAGGCCACCGCATAAGGCCAGCGGGGCCTTGCTCGATTTTCCCTTGCGCCTAGCCTTGTGCCGGGCCGCCGTGGCCGGGCTGCCCGGGTTCTCCGTCAACCCCCTGGAGGGCGACCGCCCGGGACCGTCGTACACCTGCGACACCCTGGCCGCTTTGATGGCCAGTCGTCCGGGGGAACAGTTTTGTTTCATTCTCGGCATGGGCGATCTCATGTGCCTGCCTTCCTGGAAAAACGGCCTCGCCCTGGGGCAGTTGGCGCATCTGGCCGTTCATTCCCGGGCCGGGCAGGGCCTTGCCGATTTTTGCGCCTTTCTGGCCGACCACGCCGAGGCAATGGGAGCGTCTCCCACAACTGATCCGACGATCTGGACCTTGCCGGCCGACCGATACATACGTTACGTGCCGGTGCCGCGGCTCGACATCAGCGCCTCGGACATCCGGGAACGCTGGTGCCGCGGCAGACGCATCGACGGGCTGGTGAGCCAGTCCGTCCTGGCCGAACTCCTAACTCATGCGGACGCGCTCAATGCCGGCTGGGGCCGGCCCAACTCAGCGTGATCCCCGGACGTTTCCCTTGCAAAGCCGATTCACTTTCTTTCGTCGTACAATCTCGTGTCTGGCTGCCGTCCTGATGTTGACCATGCTGGCCCTGCCGACGCTTGACCGTGTTCTCCAGTTTGCCCCCAAGGGGATGCTGGCCGAATCGGATATGTCGCCGTTGCCGGAGGTGACCGCCAATCCGGCGTCCTGGGGGCGTTGGTTTAACTCCCTGCGGCACGGCTACCTCGACCATCGCTACAATCTGCGTAGCCAGCTTATTACCTGGAACAGCTACATGGACATCTTTGTCCTGGCCTCCACCATGCCGTCGTCGAAGGTGATGGCCGGCAAGGATCATTGGCTGTTTCTGGCCCAGGATGGAGCCTTCCGCAACGTCATCGAAGATGCCCGTTCCCCAGACGATCTGCCGGCAGTCTCAGTGGATATCTTAGTCAATGAGCTTGATCGCCGCCAGAAATGGCTTGAGGCCAGGGGTATTCGCTACCTGGTCATACTGACGCCCAACAAGAATTCCGTGTATCCGGAAATGTTGCCCGAATCCTTGCGCCCAAAACGTCTGTACAGCCACCGAGACCAGTTCGTAAAGGCTGTTCAATCCAGAACAAATGTCGATATCGTTGACGTTACTTCTGCTCTTGTTGAAGAAAAAAAGAATGATAAAGTCTTTTACATGACGGATAGCCATTGGAATGCGCACGGCGCATTTGCCGCTTACCGGCGCATTATGGATCATCTCGTGCGCGACTTTCCGGCCATTACCCCTCTTGACCACAATCAATTCCAGGTAGAACAGTATGCTTGGTTGCCGGGTGATCTCGCATTCATGATGGGGCTTTCCGATTATCTTAAGGAAGACCGGATCCTCTTTTTTAACAAGGAATGGTACAAAGCCCGTGGCACAACCTATGAAGGGCCTACGGACCCGGAATATTTCGAAGTTCCCCAATACTCGGTAACCGGCAATGCCAAGTTGCCCAATGCAGTGATTTTTCACGATTCCTTCTGGCTTGAACTCTTGCCGTTTATGGCCGAGTCCTTTGACAAAGCCCTTTACGTCTGGCTCAAACCCCAGACTGAATCGCATTTGCGCTTGTTTGACGCCGCCCTGATTGAGCGGGAAAAGCCTGATCTGGTCATCGATGAATTTACCGAGCGCTATATTCTTCCGCCCCTGCACGGGGGCTTCAAGCTTAAAAACGACACCAAGGCTGGGTCGGATTGATGCCCCCTGGCCGCTTTACAAGCGTCTGAAAATCCGTATAGAGAAACAACCACAGCAGTATTTCGCGGCCTAAGGCCACGAGGAGTCTTGTCCTTTCCCATGGAACACGATCCAGCCCCTTCCTCCCCGGACGACAATTTTTTCGCTTCTCTGAGCCCGGCTCCGTCCATTTTGTTTTCAGGGGCCGATAGCCAATGCTGACCTTGATCGTTGCCGTGGCTCTGGCGGTCATCCTGTCGGCGTTTTGTTCGATGAGCGAGGCGGCGCTGTACTCCGTGCCCTGGAGCTGGATCGAACGGCTGCGCAAGGATGGCCGGGCCTCCGGAGAGCTGCTCTATAGCCTGCGCTCCAATATCGAAAAGCCCATCACCGCCATCCTGACCCTCAACACCATCGCCAATACCGCCGGGGCAGCCGTGGCCGGCGCAGCCGCCTCCACGGTTTTCGGTTCCGATGACGTCTGGCTTTTTACTGCCGCCTTTACCGTAGTGATCCTGGCCCTTGGCGAGATCTTGCCCAAAACCGTGGGGGTCGCCTATTGCCGCCCGGTGTCTGTGCTGATCGCTGCGCCAATGAAATACATGATTCTGGCCTTGCTCCCCATCATCTGGGCCGGGGGGCTGCTGGCCAGACTGGTGGCCGGCAAACGCCGGGACCCCATGTCGTCGGAAGAGGATTTGCGGGCCGTGGTCAGCCTGACCCGGCGCGAGGGCATCATAAAACCGCTGGAAGAGCTTTCCATCAAAAACATCCTCTCCCTGGACCGCAAGGCCGCCAGCGACGCCATGACGCCGCGCACGGTGGTGTTTTCCCTGCCGGCCCAGATGACCGTGGCTGAGACCCACGCCCAGGGCAAAGGCGTGTGGCCCCACAGCCGCATCCCGGTCTACGACGCCGACGACCCGGAAAATATCGTTGGCATCGTCTATCGCCGCGAAGTCCTCGAAACCCTGGCCAACGACCATGACGACGTGCGCCTGTCCGATCTTATGAAACCGGTGCGCTTTGTTTTGGACACCATGACCCTGGACCGGGTCTTGGTTAAATTTCTGGAATCGCGTATGCATCTCTTCGTAGTGCTTGACGAGTACGGGGGCGTCTCCGGCGTCATCACCCTGGAAGATGTCCTGGAAGAGATTTTGGGCAAAGAAATCATTGACGAAACCGACCAGGTCGCCGACATGCGCGAACTGGCCCGGACCCGGCGCGAGGACCTCCTGCGCCAGCGTGCCCGGGACGACGCGCCCACGACCTAATCTTCAACCGAATCGGGTTTTGCCATGGCGAAAAAAAATAATACCCCTATGTATCTCGTGGCTTTGGCCCTGTTCCTCGGTGGCCTCGGCTATTTGTTGTATTCGGGACTTGGCGAGAATACCTCCTATTTCCTCAATGTGTCCGAGGCTCTGGCCATGCCGCCCAAAGAGCTTTCCAAGGCCCGCCTGTTTGGCACCGTGGCCGAGGCCGACTTGGCCCGCCCCGAAGATGACCTTGGCGTCAGTTTTAATCTCATCGACAAGGATCAGGTCACCAAGACCATCCGCGTCGATTTCCGGGGCGTGGTTCCCGATACCTTCAAGCCGGGCGTCGAGGTCATCGTGGAAGGGGGGGTCAATCCCGCCTCCGGCGTGTTCGCTGCGAGTACTCTTATGACCAAGTGCCCGTCGAAGTATCAGAAGGAAAACCGCGGCTAATCCATCGGTTCCATACTGGGCGTTTGGCTCTGGTCGGAAAGCCTAGCCGACCGGTGCCACCTGTTGCTTCCGTGCAACAGAGAAGCGGCGTCCCTACCCTGAATCAACTGCTACGAAACCGTTAGGAAGCCCCTTGCACTCGCTGCGACGCATTGCTGACAGACAAGCATTGTAGCGTGAAGGTTGGGCTGCACCATAGGAGTCCTGATGCACGTTACGGCATATTTTTCCCTGCTTGCCGCCATGATGCTGTGCCTTGCCGGATCTGTTACGGCGATGTTCGGCTTGTGGCGACGGGAATACGGACGGCTGGCCCTTATCGAGAAAGGGCATCTGTTGGCCACAGCCGCCGTGGTTTTGTCTTCGGCCATCCTGGTTGTGGCCCTGTGGCGTCGGGATTTTTCTTTCGTCTATGTGGCGGAATACACGGATACGCTCCTGCCGCTGTTTTACGCTTTGACGGCCTTCTGGGCCGGACAGGCCGGGTCGCTGCTCTTCTGGATGCTGGTGTTGGCCTTGTTTGGCGTGTGTTTCGCTCTCTCGCCGGCCTACAAAAGCCTGAGCGTCCCCACCCGCCACGCCTATTGGATGTTTTTTCTGGCTATTGAAGCCTTTTTCCTTCTGCTTCTGACCGGACCCACCAATCCGTTTCTGGAGGCGGTGCCACCGGTGCCCCAGGGCCGCGGACTCAATCCGTTGCTGCGAAATCCCGGCATGATCTTCCATCCGCCGCTGCTTTTCCTCGGCTATGCCGGATTTGCCATCCCGGCCTGTCTGGCCTTGGCCGCCTGGCTGGTGGGCGAGCAGGCGTCGTTTGCCGTGGCCGCCCGCAACACCACCATCCTGTCCTGGATCTTCCTGTCCGCCGGCATCATCCTTGGCGGCTGGTGGTCCTACATGGAACTGGGCTGGGGCGGCTACTGGGCCTGGGACCCGGTGGAAAACGCTTCGCTTATTCCGTGGTTGGTGAGCACGGCCTTTCTGCACACCTCCATTGTCGAGCGCCGGACCAAGGCCCTGGCCAAGACCAATGTGGCCCTGGCTGTGGTCACCTTCGTCTCCTGCATCCTGGGCACCTACCTTGTGCGCAGCGGGGTGGTCGAATCGCTGCACGCCTTTGGCGAGGGCGGCGTTGGCGGACCGCTGCTCCTGTTCATGCTGTTTTCCCTGGTTATCCTGGCCGCCGTACTGGTGGCCGGCGCGCCGTTTTTTGTTGATCGCGTCAAGCCCCTGGCCGGGCTGATGAGCGTGCCGGGCTTTCTGGTCATTTTGGCCTGGCTCATGCTTGCCCTGTCTGCCGTCGTATTCCTGGGCACGCTGTGGCCGGTCATCAGCAAACTGTGGAGCGCCAATCCGGTCGGTCTGGATGCCGGCTTCTACAACCGGGTGTGCCTGCCGCTGTTCGCCCTGGCTACGGCGCTGGTTGCCTTCTGTCCGCTCCTGTCCTGGAGCGAGGGCGTGCGCGACAAGGCCGGTCTGGGCGTGGCCGTGGGCGCGTTTGTCGGCGGCGGCGTCATCCTCTACGGCCTGGGCATCCGCCTGCCTGTGCCGCTTTTTGCCTCTGCCGCCTCCATCGCGGCCATGGCCACGGTGGCCTATGTTTTCCTCCGCCAGCGCCACGCCCGAAGCCGGGCCGGTGCCCTGGGCGCATACAGTGTCCACCTTGGGTTGGCCCTGGTCACCCTGGGCATCGCCTTTTCCGGTCCCTACCAGCTCAGCCAGGAAGCCGTGCTCATGCCCGGGCGCACCATGGAAATCGGCGGCTTTACGCTG
The nucleotide sequence above comes from Desulfovibrio sp. TomC. Encoded proteins:
- a CDS encoding SEL1-like repeat protein translates to MPIRIFGIGWRCPGVVAVLAFWLALTALIQPVAAAADQSQEFPLEQAADPTSGQLALAANGDPIAQCDVGIAYLNGRHVAQDYRLGLNWLTKSSDAGFAYARFVLADVYNRGFAGVPVNDELAYYYATLAAASSSLPDKVRDRAVKLRDASVKRLTTAQITGLQAKAAMAPLDAAVGN
- a CDS encoding SemiSWEET transporter, producing MPALSDWIGFAAGLCTTAAFAPQVVKTMRSRSTSDISLGMYALMVVGITLWLIHGLAVGSAPVVAANAVTLILVGIMLVMKFRYK
- a CDS encoding class I SAM-dependent methyltransferase, which gives rise to MTSDNLRCAALQLLERKPPPGLVVPAGMVVPGSLPLLIETLACPGSPVAPEALASLCLKYFYAYVHSEQLDADVSLEGLTELAGQFVRRRGGCAQLAGKSELRRFLLHHGFALQMLVDLPKTVHLLAALLERKLPVAEAFLGLDIGAGTGILLVGQYLLARRAGYDSPILIGFECQPHVARRADSLASALGIGRVRQADATRKEAYVDLPDGPVACVTNETLPSAGRRLYKEPFPVICEALFAALGPRLANAVFLPEAVWASDRPGRSWLHLTPHNAFAGDGQRPDKPLRLAFMRDVELAGERIPVDRVGEGLAELVAPPWRESLCRRW
- a CDS encoding GNAT family N-acetyltransferase; protein product: MNQTPAHGLSRQIPGIVPATDMAVVRILFEEYSKGLGFSLCFQNFDQELAELPGRYAPPMGGLWLAWVGDMAAGCVALRPLENGLCEMKRLYVRPAHAGHGLGRALAETAVAGARERGFCAIRLDTLETMTAANALYKKLGFHRIEPYCLTPLDGALHYELPL
- a CDS encoding class I SAM-dependent methyltransferase, producing MYWTTASCVPSTLDLAPAVRAFLAPGDRIIDLGCGPGRTLNALRQAGLGRCHVGADVNPPSLLLAACAGFPVVQADLAAMPVADAAFDAGILQAVLTTIPTPGERLAVLREARRIVTRVLCLGDFLQNWELPYYRTRYETGLAETGECGSFVVREGAVELYQAHHFTMDELGDLLGRAGFSVVQAAYPTVRTRSGNLVRGVSLAALTL
- a CDS encoding glutamate-5-semialdehyde dehydrogenase; the encoded protein is MSVAAEMEGMARRAREASRALAAASGAAKDAFLSALAGLLETRRDEVLAANAADLAKAQAAGLDAPRLDRLTLTPAVMDAMAKACREVIGLPDPVGAIESMRPRPNGLLVGRMRVPLGVICMIYESRPNVTIDASILCLKAGNAVILKGGSEALASNLALAGLLRQALAEAGLPEDAAQLVPTTDRAAVAALCKLDELIDVMIPRGGEGLIRAVVSQATMPVLKHYKGVCHAYVDAGANEGQAETVVVNAKAQRPGVCNALECLLVHVAAAPTFLPRVGQALRRAGVAMRACPRALPLLGEGAVAASSEDFGHEFHDLILAVKVVDSMGEALDHIHRYGSGHTEVILTEDHGRAMDFLRRADASMVGINCSTRFNDGGELGLGAEIGISTSKLHAYGPMGLVELTSAKFVVLGQGQVRG
- the nadD gene encoding nicotinate (nicotinamide) nucleotide adenylyltransferase; translated protein: MSGPLTGIFGGTFNPVHIAHVRAAIEVAEALGLAGVELLPAARPPHKASGALLDFPLRLALCRAAVAGLPGFSVNPLEGDRPGPSYTCDTLAALMASRPGEQFCFILGMGDLMCLPSWKNGLALGQLAHLAVHSRAGQGLADFCAFLADHAEAMGASPTTDPTIWTLPADRYIRYVPVPRLDISASDIRERWCRGRRIDGLVSQSVLAELLTHADALNAGWGRPNSA
- a CDS encoding alginate O-acetyltransferase AlgX-related protein; translated protein: MLTMLALPTLDRVLQFAPKGMLAESDMSPLPEVTANPASWGRWFNSLRHGYLDHRYNLRSQLITWNSYMDIFVLASTMPSSKVMAGKDHWLFLAQDGAFRNVIEDARSPDDLPAVSVDILVNELDRRQKWLEARGIRYLVILTPNKNSVYPEMLPESLRPKRLYSHRDQFVKAVQSRTNVDIVDVTSALVEEKKNDKVFYMTDSHWNAHGAFAAYRRIMDHLVRDFPAITPLDHNQFQVEQYAWLPGDLAFMMGLSDYLKEDRILFFNKEWYKARGTTYEGPTDPEYFEVPQYSVTGNAKLPNAVIFHDSFWLELLPFMAESFDKALYVWLKPQTESHLRLFDAALIEREKPDLVIDEFTERYILPPLHGGFKLKNDTKAGSD
- a CDS encoding hemolysin family protein codes for the protein MLTLIVAVALAVILSAFCSMSEAALYSVPWSWIERLRKDGRASGELLYSLRSNIEKPITAILTLNTIANTAGAAVAGAAASTVFGSDDVWLFTAAFTVVILALGEILPKTVGVAYCRPVSVLIAAPMKYMILALLPIIWAGGLLARLVAGKRRDPMSSEEDLRAVVSLTRREGIIKPLEELSIKNILSLDRKAASDAMTPRTVVFSLPAQMTVAETHAQGKGVWPHSRIPVYDADDPENIVGIVYRREVLETLANDHDDVRLSDLMKPVRFVLDTMTLDRVLVKFLESRMHLFVVLDEYGGVSGVITLEDVLEEILGKEIIDETDQVADMRELARTRREDLLRQRARDDAPTT
- a CDS encoding cytochrome c maturation protein CcmE, with the protein product MAKKNNTPMYLVALALFLGGLGYLLYSGLGENTSYFLNVSEALAMPPKELSKARLFGTVAEADLARPEDDLGVSFNLIDKDQVTKTIRVDFRGVVPDTFKPGVEVIVEGGVNPASGVFAASTLMTKCPSKYQKENRG
- a CDS encoding heme lyase CcmF/NrfE family subunit — translated: MHVTAYFSLLAAMMLCLAGSVTAMFGLWRREYGRLALIEKGHLLATAAVVLSSAILVVALWRRDFSFVYVAEYTDTLLPLFYALTAFWAGQAGSLLFWMLVLALFGVCFALSPAYKSLSVPTRHAYWMFFLAIEAFFLLLLTGPTNPFLEAVPPVPQGRGLNPLLRNPGMIFHPPLLFLGYAGFAIPACLALAAWLVGEQASFAVAARNTTILSWIFLSAGIILGGWWSYMELGWGGYWAWDPVENASLIPWLVSTAFLHTSIVERRTKALAKTNVALAVVTFVSCILGTYLVRSGVVESLHAFGEGGVGGPLLLFMLFSLVILAAVLVAGAPFFVDRVKPLAGLMSVPGFLVILAWLMLALSAVVFLGTLWPVISKLWSANPVGLDAGFYNRVCLPLFALATALVAFCPLLSWSEGVRDKAGLGVAVGAFVGGGVILYGLGIRLPVPLFASAASIAAMATVAYVFLRQRHARSRAGALGAYSVHLGLALVTLGIAFSGPYQLSQEAVLMPGRTMEIGGFTLTYKDLELERNEAVSISRAVIDVSRSGKPVGVLTPERRIYTGFEQPFAEVSTIPSFGDELYATLISSTDKKAASLKVSVNPLVNWVWIGGTLMCLAPFLSLRRLRAKAE